A region from the Pseudomonas sp. P8_229 genome encodes:
- a CDS encoding ParA family protein produces MRVWAVANQKGGVGKTTSSIALAGLLAEAGKRVVVVDLDPHGSMTSYFGYDPDSLEHSNYDLFLHKGTVPQGLPGQLLLSTSDERISLLPSSTALATLERQSPGQSGLGLVIAKSLAQLWQDFDYAVIDSPPLLGVLMVNALAASQQLVIPVQTEHLAVKGLERMVNTLAMINRSRKQALPFSIVPTLFDRRTQASLGTLRVLRDKFPEEIWQGYIPVDTRLRDASRAGVTPSQFDGKSRGVLAYRALLKHLLAQQLVPQVA; encoded by the coding sequence ATGAGAGTCTGGGCAGTCGCCAATCAAAAGGGTGGTGTCGGTAAAACCACATCTTCCATCGCTTTAGCCGGATTGCTGGCGGAGGCGGGCAAGCGCGTGGTTGTGGTCGATCTCGACCCGCACGGCTCGATGACCAGCTATTTCGGCTACGACCCCGACAGCCTGGAACACAGCAACTACGACCTGTTTCTGCACAAGGGCACGGTGCCGCAAGGCTTGCCCGGGCAGTTGCTGTTGTCGACCAGCGACGAACGCATTTCCCTGTTGCCATCGAGCACCGCACTCGCGACCCTTGAGCGCCAGTCGCCGGGGCAGAGTGGTCTGGGCCTGGTGATCGCCAAGAGTCTGGCGCAGCTGTGGCAGGACTTCGATTACGCCGTGATCGACAGCCCGCCGTTGCTTGGTGTGCTGATGGTCAACGCCCTGGCTGCGAGCCAGCAACTGGTGATCCCGGTGCAGACCGAGCACCTGGCCGTCAAAGGTCTGGAGCGCATGGTCAACACTCTGGCGATGATCAACCGCTCGCGCAAACAGGCGCTGCCGTTCAGCATCGTGCCGACCCTGTTCGACCGCCGCACCCAGGCGTCGCTGGGCACCTTGCGCGTACTGCGTGACAAATTCCCCGAGGAAATCTGGCAGGGTTACATCCCGGTCGATACCCGTCTGCGTGACGCCAGCCGGGCCGGTGTCACGCCTTCGCAATTCGACGGCAAGAGCCGTGGCGTGCTGGCTTACCGCGCGCTGCTCAAGCATCTGCTGGCGCAACAACTTGTTCCGCAGGTGGCGTGA
- a CDS encoding protein-glutamate methylesterase/protein-glutamine glutaminase, translating into MAVKVLVVDDSGFFRRRVSEILSADPSIQVVGTATNGKEAIDQALALKPDVITMDYEMPMMDGITAVRHIMQRCPTPVLMFSSLTHEGARVTLDALDAGAVDFLPKNFEDISRNPEKVKQLLCEKVHSISRSNRRFSAYSAPAPATAPTPAPAPAPAASSFSSHSSSAPTRPAPAPAHAPAASRAPAASASSPAPKRKAYKLVAIGTSTGGPVALQRVLTQLPANFPAPIVLIQHMPAAFTKAFAERLDKLCRISVKEAEDGDILRPGLALLAPGGKQMMIDGRGAVKILPGDERLNYKPCVDITFGSAAKSYGDKVLAVVLTGMGADGREGARLLKQGGSAVWAQDEASCVIYGMPMAIVKADLADAVYSLDDIGKHIVEACI; encoded by the coding sequence ATGGCAGTCAAAGTCCTGGTGGTGGACGATTCGGGTTTTTTCCGCCGCCGCGTCTCGGAAATTCTTTCAGCGGATCCGAGCATCCAGGTGGTCGGCACGGCCACCAACGGTAAAGAGGCGATCGATCAGGCCCTGGCGCTCAAGCCGGACGTGATCACCATGGACTACGAGATGCCGATGATGGACGGCATCACGGCAGTGCGGCACATCATGCAGCGTTGCCCGACCCCGGTGTTGATGTTCTCCTCGCTGACCCACGAAGGCGCCCGGGTAACCCTGGATGCGCTGGACGCTGGCGCGGTGGATTTCCTGCCGAAGAATTTCGAAGACATCTCGCGTAACCCCGAGAAGGTCAAGCAACTGCTGTGCGAGAAGGTCCATAGCATTTCGCGCAGTAACCGTCGTTTCAGTGCCTACAGTGCGCCGGCTCCGGCCACTGCACCGACGCCTGCGCCTGCGCCTGCTCCGGCGGCATCGAGCTTCAGCAGTCACAGCAGCAGCGCGCCAACGCGTCCGGCACCTGCGCCTGCGCATGCTCCAGCGGCCAGCCGCGCGCCGGCTGCCAGCGCTTCGTCGCCGGCACCGAAACGCAAAGCCTACAAACTGGTTGCCATCGGTACGTCGACTGGCGGCCCGGTTGCGCTGCAACGAGTGCTGACTCAGTTGCCGGCGAACTTCCCGGCACCGATCGTGCTGATCCAGCACATGCCGGCGGCGTTCACCAAGGCGTTTGCCGAGCGTCTCGATAAGCTGTGCCGCATCAGCGTCAAGGAAGCCGAGGATGGCGACATTCTGCGTCCGGGCCTGGCGCTGCTGGCCCCGGGTGGCAAGCAGATGATGATCGATGGCCGTGGCGCGGTGAAAATCCTCCCGGGCGACGAGCGTCTGAACTACAAGCCGTGCGTGGACATCACCTTCGGTTCGGCAGCCAAGTCCTATGGTGACAAAGTTCTGGCGGTCGTACTGACCGGCATGGGCGCCGATGGCCGTGAAGGTGCGCGTCTGCTCAAGCAGGGCGGCAGCGCGGTGTGGGCACAAGATGAGGCAAGCTGCGTGATCTACGGCATGCCGATGGCCATCGTCAAAGCTGATCTCGCCGACGCGGTGTACAGCCTGGACGACATCGGCAAGCACATCGTCGAGGCGTGTATCTGA
- a CDS encoding CheW domain-containing protein — protein MNRPVKLTSRPQLALQSYLDGLLQEIPEELPPAIEVQPEIVESAETLDEFQAAVLEEQARDAQKTAKPATPVAAPAAAPVAKAPVALIEEAEPIRAAVSTLAPLLQTQLLKTAPEPAVVEPAPVAPAPVEQTLVPPLVEVHLPPSNTPPPVDTDGRPAWASEAFECLLFDVAGLTLAVPLVCLGSIYSLAGHELTPLFGQPEWFLGILPSQAGNLKVLDTARWVMPDRYRDDFRQGLQYVISVQGYEWGLAVHQVSRSLRLDPNEIKWRSHRGQRPWLAGTVIEHMCALLDVAALAELIASGGAKHMSGSKPNHKPT, from the coding sequence ATGAACCGCCCAGTCAAACTCACCTCGCGTCCGCAGTTGGCGCTGCAATCCTATCTGGACGGCTTGCTGCAGGAAATTCCTGAGGAGCTGCCGCCGGCAATCGAAGTGCAGCCTGAAATTGTGGAAAGCGCCGAGACGCTGGACGAGTTCCAGGCAGCGGTACTGGAAGAACAGGCGCGTGATGCGCAAAAAACCGCCAAACCGGCCACACCGGTGGCTGCGCCTGCCGCCGCACCAGTGGCCAAGGCACCCGTCGCATTGATTGAAGAGGCGGAGCCGATCCGCGCAGCGGTTTCGACGCTCGCACCGCTGCTGCAAACCCAGTTGCTGAAAACCGCGCCGGAACCGGCGGTGGTCGAACCGGCACCGGTTGCGCCCGCACCCGTCGAGCAGACGCTGGTGCCGCCGCTGGTGGAAGTGCACCTGCCACCAAGCAACACGCCGCCACCGGTAGACACCGATGGCCGCCCGGCCTGGGCCTCGGAAGCCTTCGAATGCCTGTTGTTCGATGTCGCCGGGCTGACCCTGGCCGTACCGCTGGTGTGCCTTGGCTCGATCTATTCGCTGGCCGGCCACGAGTTGACGCCGCTATTCGGTCAGCCGGAATGGTTCCTCGGGATTCTGCCGAGCCAGGCCGGCAATCTGAAAGTGCTGGATACCGCGCGTTGGGTCATGCCGGATCGCTATCGCGATGACTTCCGTCAGGGCCTGCAGTACGTGATTTCGGTACAAGGTTATGAATGGGGCCTGGCAGTGCATCAGGTCAGTCGCTCGTTGCGTCTGGACCCGAATGAAATCAAATGGAGAAGTCACCGGGGTCAGCGGCCATGGCTCGCCGGCACGGTGATTGAACACATGTGCGCCTTGCTCGATGTCGCTGCACTGGCCGAGTTGATCGCCAGCGGCGGGGCAAAACACATGTCCGGCAGTAAGCCGAATCACAAACCGACATAA
- the motD gene encoding flagellar motor protein MotD has translation MARRRHQEEHVNHERWLVSYADFITLLFAFFVVMYSISSINEGKYKVISEALIGVFTDSDRSLKPIPIGDERPKTVTPAKPLVKDSEQVDAGIAGASDPLKSIADDISAAFGDLIASNQMTVRGNELWVEIELNSSLLFGSGDAMPSDIAFNIIDKVAAILKPFDNPIHVEGFTDDQPIRTAQYPTNWELSSARSASIVRMLAMQGVNPGRLASVGYGEFQPVANNATAEGRAKNRRVVLVVSRNLDVRRSLTGTGTANAQPDAALKRAGTQTAPTPVKTPGRESAVNSPSPALIR, from the coding sequence ATGGCTCGTCGCAGGCACCAGGAAGAACACGTTAATCACGAGCGCTGGCTCGTGTCCTATGCGGACTTCATTACGCTGCTGTTCGCTTTCTTCGTGGTGATGTACTCGATCTCGTCGATCAACGAAGGCAAGTACAAGGTCATTTCCGAAGCGCTGATCGGGGTTTTCACCGACTCCGACCGCTCGCTCAAGCCGATCCCGATTGGCGATGAACGACCGAAGACCGTGACCCCGGCCAAGCCGTTGGTCAAGGATAGCGAACAGGTCGACGCCGGTATCGCTGGCGCCAGTGATCCGTTGAAAAGCATTGCCGATGACATCAGTGCGGCGTTCGGCGACCTGATCGCTTCCAACCAGATGACCGTGCGCGGCAACGAGTTGTGGGTCGAGATCGAACTCAATTCCAGCCTGTTGTTCGGCAGCGGCGACGCCATGCCGAGCGACATCGCCTTCAACATCATCGACAAGGTAGCGGCGATCCTCAAACCGTTCGATAACCCGATCCACGTCGAAGGTTTTACTGATGATCAGCCGATCCGTACCGCGCAGTACCCGACCAACTGGGAGCTGTCTTCGGCGCGTTCGGCGAGCATCGTCCGGATGCTCGCGATGCAGGGTGTGAACCCTGGCCGTCTGGCATCGGTGGGTTATGGCGAGTTCCAGCCAGTGGCCAACAACGCCACTGCCGAGGGCCGCGCGAAAAACCGTCGTGTGGTGCTGGTGGTGTCGCGAAACCTCGATGTACGCCGCAGTCTGACCGGTACCGGAACCGCCAATGCACAACCGGACGCGGCGTTGAAGCGTGCTGGCACACAAACTGCACCGACCCCGGTCAAGACGCCGGGACGCGAGAGTGCCGTCAATTCTCCGTCACCCGCATTAATACGCTGA
- a CDS encoding chemotaxis protein CheW yields the protein MNDKATAAKGSEDPILQWVTFKLDNETYGINVMRVQEVLRYTEIAPVPGAPSYVLGIINLRGNVVTVIDTRQRFGLNNAEISDNTRIVIIEADKQVVGIMVDSVAEVVYLRQSEIETAPNVGNEESAKFIQGVCNKNNELLILVELDKMMSEEEWSELESI from the coding sequence ATGAACGACAAGGCGACGGCGGCAAAGGGTTCTGAAGATCCGATCCTGCAATGGGTAACCTTCAAGCTGGACAACGAAACCTACGGCATCAACGTGATGCGCGTTCAGGAAGTCCTGCGCTACACCGAGATCGCTCCGGTTCCGGGTGCGCCAAGCTATGTGCTGGGCATCATCAACCTGCGCGGTAACGTGGTCACCGTGATCGATACCCGTCAGCGCTTCGGGCTGAACAATGCCGAAATCAGTGACAACACCCGTATCGTCATCATCGAAGCCGACAAACAAGTCGTCGGCATCATGGTCGACAGCGTGGCTGAAGTGGTCTACCTGCGTCAGTCGGAAATCGAGACCGCGCCAAACGTCGGTAACGAAGAGTCGGCCAAGTTCATCCAGGGCGTGTGCAACAAGAACAACGAGTTGCTGATCCTGGTCGAGCTGGACAAGATGATGAGCGAAGAAGAATGGTCGGAACTGGAGAGCATCTGA
- a CDS encoding flagellar motor protein, whose product MDVLSLIGIIMAFVAIIGGNYLEGGHLGALANGPAALIVLGGTIGAALLQSPMSAFKRAMQILAWILFPPRVDLAGGIDRVVNWSLTARKEGLLGLEGVADAEPDNYSRKGLQLLVDGAEPEAIRSILEVDFYTQEARDIEAAKVFESMGGYAPTIGIIGAVMGLIHVMGNLADPTQLGSGIAVAFVATIYGVASANLVLLPVAAKLKSIALRQSRYREMLLEGILSIAEGENPRSIELKLQGFMD is encoded by the coding sequence ATGGATGTTCTAAGCCTTATCGGGATCATCATGGCGTTCGTCGCCATCATTGGCGGCAACTACCTTGAAGGCGGCCACCTCGGTGCGCTGGCCAACGGTCCTGCCGCGTTGATCGTGCTCGGCGGCACCATCGGTGCAGCGCTGCTGCAATCGCCGATGAGCGCCTTCAAGCGCGCCATGCAGATCCTCGCCTGGATTCTGTTCCCGCCACGGGTGGACCTGGCCGGCGGTATCGACCGGGTGGTCAACTGGAGCCTCACCGCGCGCAAGGAAGGCTTGCTTGGCCTGGAAGGCGTAGCCGATGCCGAACCGGACAACTACTCGCGCAAAGGCCTGCAACTGCTGGTCGATGGCGCTGAGCCGGAAGCGATTCGCAGCATCCTCGAAGTGGATTTTTACACCCAGGAAGCGCGCGACATCGAGGCGGCCAAAGTCTTTGAAAGCATGGGCGGCTACGCGCCGACCATCGGCATCATCGGTGCGGTGATGGGCCTGATTCACGTGATGGGCAACCTCGCTGATCCGACGCAACTGGGCAGCGGCATCGCCGTGGCTTTCGTCGCGACCATCTACGGTGTCGCCAGTGCCAACCTGGTCTTGCTGCCGGTCGCGGCCAAGCTCAAGTCAATCGCGTTGCGGCAGTCGCGTTATCGCGAAATGTTGTTGGAAGGGATCCTGTCGATCGCCGAAGGTGAAAACCCTCGCTCTATCGAGCTGAAGCTTCAGGGCTTCATGGATTGA